Genomic segment of Sinorhizobium meliloti:
AATGCCGGGCGGGTTGCGGCGGCGGGGTCCGGCAAACGTAAAGGGGCTGGCGCGATGCGACCAGACCGGGTCGGTCAGGATGTTGAGGCCCGCGACCTGGATCAGCAGCGTTGCGTGACCCACCATGGTGACGCGGAGCCGCTCGCCGTCGACACTGGTATCCGGCCTCGCCTGCGGAAAGGGGCTGTCATAGTGGCGCGGCCATTGCTCGCGTCCACCGCCGGACTGCCAACGCAGGAGGTCGGCGAAGCCGCGCGGCGGTGTGCCGCCCGGATTGTAGAAGCGAATGCCGTCGAAGTGGTCCGAAACGGGCCCGCTATAGTAGGGATTGCCGCTTTTCTTCATCGCTGCCTCGGTGGAGGGACACCTGCAGAGAAATAGGCGCATTTGCCGCCGGATCACAGGGCTCGGGCAGGAGCGGCCGACAATTTCCTGATGATGCGACCGGACGGAGGTGATGGTCCTGCTCGCGTGTGGGAGCATAGGTGGAGCCCGAGCGCAGCGTCTCCGCGGTCGATCCTTGACTTTTCTCCCGGTTTGCTGTTTATCGCGGCGAATTCCTTCGCAAGTGATGACTTCCGAAGCCACCGACCGGGCCCCGCAAAGGTATAAAGAGAGCCCGGAGGTCAACACCCGACAGCGCGCTGCGCCCTCGGGTGGTTTTTGGCTTTGCGCCTTGTTTTCCGCGCGAAGGGACCCACGTTTCCGGACGAGCCGATCTATCGCAATCCGGAGACAAGAAGGAAGAGAATATGTTCGAGAGCCTCCAGGACCGTCTTGGTTCCATATTGAATGGACTGACCGGCCGCGGCGCCCTGTCGGAAGCCGATGTTTCCGCAGCGCTTCGGGAGGTTCGCCGTGCGCTGCTCGAAGCGGACGTGGCGCTCGATGTGGTGCGGTCCTTCACGGAGAAGGTTCGCGAAAAAGCGGTCGGCGCCGAAATCGTAAAGTCGATCAAGCCCGGCCAAATGGTCGTCAAGATCGTTCATGACGAGCTCATAGCGATGCTCGGCTCCGAGGGCGTCACGATCGATCTCAATGCGGCGGCTCCGGTCGTCATCATGATGGTCGGCCTGCAGGGCTCGGGCAAGACGACGACGACCGGCAAGATTGCCAAGCGGCTGACCGCGCGGGACAAGAAGAAGGTCCTGATGGCCTCGCTCGATACCCGCCGCCCGGCCGCGCAGGAACAGTTGCGCCAGCTCGGCGTGCAGACCGGCGTCGATACGCTGCCGATCATCGCCGGCCAGTCGCCGACCGATATCGCTGCGCGCGCCGTGCAGGCGGCCAAGCTCGGCGGCCACGACATCGTCATCCTCGACACCGCCGGCCGCACCCATATCGACGAACCGCTGATGATCGAGATGGCGGAGATCAAGCGGAAATCCAACCCGCATGAGATCCTGCTGGTCGCCGATGCGCTGACCGGACAGGACGCCGTCAACCTCGCCCGCAACTTCGACGAACGCGTCGGCATCACCGGCCTGGTGCTCACGCGCATGGACGGCGACGGCCGCGGCGGTGCGGCGCTCTCCATGCGCGCCGTCACGGGCAAGCCGATCAAGCTCATCGGCGTCGGCGAGAAGATGGACGAACTCGAGGAGTTCCATCCGCGCCGCGTCGCCGACCGCATCCTCGGCATGGGCGACATCGTCTCGCTCGTCGAAAAGGCGGCGGAGAACATCGACGCCGAAAAGGCGGCCGCCATGGCCGCCAAGATGGCCAAGGGCAAGTTCGACCTCAACGACCTCGCCGATCAGCTGCAGCAGATGCAGAAGATGGGCGGCATGGGCGGCATCATGGGTCTGATGCCCGGCATGGCCGGCATGAAGGACAAGATGTCCGCCGCCGGCCTGGATGACTCGCTCTTCAAGCGCCAGCTCGCGAT
This window contains:
- the ffh gene encoding signal recognition particle protein: MFESLQDRLGSILNGLTGRGALSEADVSAALREVRRALLEADVALDVVRSFTEKVREKAVGAEIVKSIKPGQMVVKIVHDELIAMLGSEGVTIDLNAAAPVVIMMVGLQGSGKTTTTGKIAKRLTARDKKKVLMASLDTRRPAAQEQLRQLGVQTGVDTLPIIAGQSPTDIAARAVQAAKLGGHDIVILDTAGRTHIDEPLMIEMAEIKRKSNPHEILLVADALTGQDAVNLARNFDERVGITGLVLTRMDGDGRGGAALSMRAVTGKPIKLIGVGEKMDELEEFHPRRVADRILGMGDIVSLVEKAAENIDAEKAAAMAAKMAKGKFDLNDLADQLQQMQKMGGMGGIMGLMPGMAGMKDKMSAAGLDDSLFKRQLAIISSMTRAERANPDILKHSRKKRIASGSGTDASDINKLLKMHRQMADMMKMMGGKGKGGMMKQMMGGLAGKMGLGGLGGGMPDLSKMDPKQLEALQKQAQAAGLGKPGGGLPGLSGGLPGLGGGFPGLPGLPKKK